DNA sequence from the Cellulophaga sp. HaHaR_3_176 genome:
GATCAGATGCTCACTGTTAACAACGCTTTACAGATTATTCAGAATAAATTAGATGCAAAATAGATTACTCAGTTTCTTCTTTCTCTTTAATTAATAAAGATGCTATAACTCCGCCAGATAAGGCTACAGCTATAACTGTTAAAGATACCCATTCAGCTATTTCTAAATAATGAGAAAATAGCATTTTTAAACCTACAAAAGCGAGTATAATTACCAAACTATAGTTTATAAAACGAAACTTTTCTAGCATTCTTGATATTAAAAAATACATAGACCGTAGTCCTAGAATTGCTAAAATGTTAGAGCTAAAAACAATAAAAGGATCTGCTGTGATTGCCAATATTGCAGGGATGCTGTCTAACGCAAATAAAACATCGGTTAACTCTATAACAATAAGTGCTACAAAAAGGGGAGTGGCTGCTTTTATTCCTTTTTTCTTGATAAAAAAATCATGTCCACTAATTTCAGTAGTTATCGGGTATACTTTTTTAATTTGTCTAAATACGAATGAATTTTTAGGATCAAAATTATCATCATCACCTTTTAGCATTTTAAAGGCTGTAAACAACAAAAAGACACCGAAAATATAAATCACCCATTCAAAACGAGTTATTAATGAAACACCAAACAATATCATTAAAGCTCTAAAAACTATGGCTCCTAAAATTCCCCAAAACAATACCCTATGCTGGTATATTGCAGGTATTTTAAAAGAAGTAAATATTACAGCAATTACGAATACATTATCAATACTAAGCGAAAGTTCGATCAAATAGCCTGTAATATATTTTATAACTGCTTTATCAGGTGTTAAACCAGTAGGGTTAGCGATAAGGTTTGCCGAAAACAACCAATATATAACACCACTAAAGCATAATGCAACGGTAACCCAAACAGCTGTCCAGATACCAGCTTCTTTAGTTTTTATAATATGATCTTCTTTATTAAAAACACCAAGATCTAGTGCTAAGAAAATAAAAATTAATACAAGAAAACAAGCCCAAATTATCATAGCAAAAATTTTATTAAGTAAAGGTACTATTAGTTATAATATTTTTTTAATTATGACTTAAAAAAAGTTGTTTATTAGTATATAAAAACAAAAGACAGACAATTTGTTCTACTGAAATTATATAGATAAAAGCATTAAAAAAGTCGGTGTAAAACACATTTAACTTCTAATTATGACTAGAAATAAAAATTCAACTTATATTTATCATGAACACTATATGAATGAAAAATGAAAGTAACTACGATTTGGGCATTTGCCCTATTGCTGGTTTGCTGTACGATTAACTTAAATGCTCAAAATAGCACTAAAAATACAGCGTCAAAAAACCAAATTTTAGAAGAGGAAGATGAAGGGCCTTTAATGTATAAATTTGAGCCTAGTTATACTACTTCTGAAGAGAAAAGAAAAGTAGAATTGAAAGAAAATAGAGCACTGATTGATTCTCTAGATATTTCTGATAGGAAACGTAAAAAATTATTAAAAAGAATGTTTTCAAAAGATTTTTCAAAATACCTATCTGAAATAGTAACCGTTAAAAATGAATTTGAAGATTCTGAAGAGTAGATTTATTTAAAAGGGGAATATAATCATCTTCAAAATAGAATTTTCTGTATTAAAAAACCCAAACACTAACATGTTTGGGTTTTTTTTATATAAAAAGGTTAAGCTTATTTAATTCTGCTTAGTTTATCTTTTCTTTTTCTTAATTGACGTTCTAGTTCATCTATTGACTTTACAATGGCAGCCTCGAAATTACCAAAGCTAGATTCTGCAAAAAGCTGCGGTCCAGGTATGCTTAACCTGATATTACATATCAAGCCTGTATCTGGTGTAGATGTATTTTCTGTTTTGAAAAAAACATCAGCACGTATAATATTATCATATTTATCAAAAAGCTTTGTTAGTTTTTTACCTGCGAAAACTTCTAAACGTTCACTAGCTTTTACATCGTGATACTCAAAATTTATATTCATATATATTAAATTTTAGTTATAAAAATTATACTTCTTTTTTTAATCAATTCTAGATTGAACTTAAATATAACACTTTTTTCTATTAAAGTAAACGTTAAAAATAGATTAACAGTATATTAATATAATTTAAATTGAGGTATTTTTCTTACATTTGATTAAAGCAAATATAAAGAGATATGGAAAATGTAAAAAGTAACTCAAAAGCAAGCTTTACAACAGATTTCGGAAGAAATTATATTTTAAAACTTGAACGCCATTCAAAAGATTTAGCGCAACTAGACTCTAAATTAAATAGTTATATGTGCGAACCTAAAACGTACGAATTATTTGAGCGTAAAAACTCTTTGAAAAAGAGAATGGAAAGACTTAAGAAATCCAATCAAGACCTTATTCTTAGTTTAAAAGAAAAAAAAGGAATGGTAAGTGCTCAAATTGAACAAATTAAAAATCATTATTCTGATTTTATGAACTTACAATCAGAGTTGAAGGACTACTACACTGTATCAACTAGTCATTAAATAATAATGGTATAAATTTTGTGCATATTTTAGTACACAAAATTTATATTGCTATGAAAATCTTCGCTTTATTTTTATGTTTTTTAACAATTTCTTGTACTAGCTCTAAAAAAGCATATACACCTACTGCTAAAACTAAAGCACTAGATGCTTTAGTTTCTGATCGACATTTTATAGTCAAAATTACTTCAGCTGCTCCACAAGTAACCAGTAGTATGCTTAGTATTGCAAATAGTGGCTTATTAGGCCCTGGTAATACTATAAGTTCAATAAGCCTAACAGGTAATGGTAATCATATTACAATTAAAGGAGATTCAATTGTGATGGATTTGCCTTATTACGGAGAACGCCAAATGGGGGGTGGTTATACTTCAGAAAGTGGTATTAAATTTAATGGTATTCCTGAAGAACTTTCATTTTCAAAAAACAAACAGAACCAAAGGCATACTATAAATTTTAAGGTTAGGGGAGAGGGAACTGAATATTTTACAGTAAATACTCAACTTTTTCCTAGTTATAAAACGACCATTACAGTAACTAGCAGTCAAAGAAATTCAATAGGGTATTCTGGGCAAGTTTCTGAAATTTTAAAATAAAAAAAAGCCTCGAATAACAATTCGAGGCTTTTTAAATTATAATTAAATTTTATTATTTTACGTTACTACCAATATTACCTTGAGCAATTATAGTTTCTAACTCTGTAGCACTTTGGTGAATATTAATATATCCATTAAAATCAATTAATTCATCAAAAGAAATAGCAGAACCATTATCTAAATGAGAAACTATAGAAATACTTTCTTCACAATCACAATCAATTGGTACTAAAGTAATAGCAACTGGTCCTGTTGTTGCAATATCATTATATTGAATGTATGCAGGGTGTACATCATCACTTGAATTAGAAATACTTAATAATATAGTTGTTGTATCATCATCATTTCTAGTAAAAGTAGCTGTACCAGAAATACCAGAATCTGATTTAGATGCTAGTTGAAAAAACACAGAGTTGATTTCTGATTTATCAGAACTTTCATCTTTAGAACAACTAACAAAAGTTAAAGCAAGCACAAATAATAATAGAGATATTTTTTTCATTTCTTTTCAAGTTAAGGTTAATCTTATGCCAAATGTATATAAAGAGTTTTAATAAATGTAGCAACAAATACATGAATTTTTAGTTGATAAAGAAAATAACGAGGACTGGTTTATTTTCATCGTTAAAACACATATTTGATACTATAGATTCCTTTCATATTTCTTAAATTTATTAAAAATAAAGTCCGATTTTTGCAAACTGATTAATTTTGAAAACGAAAATATGACAGAAAGAGATACTTTTTTTATGAAAAGAGCCATTGCATTGGCTGCAGAAGGTATGAATGCTAACGCTGGTGGACCATTTGGTGCCGTTGTTGTAAAAGACGATGAAATTATTGCTGAAGGGTATAACAGAGTAACATCTACAAACGACCCAACTGCACATGCCGAAGTAGTCGCTATTCGTGAGGCTTGTAAAAAACTAAACAATTTTGAACTTACCGATTGTACTATTTATACATCATGTGAGCCTTGCCCTATGTGTTTAGGTGCTATTTATTGGACTAGACCTAAAATGGTTTATTTTGGTTGTAATAGAGAAGATGCTGCTGCTATTAATTTTGATGATCAATTTATTTATGATGAAATAGATAAAGATATTGATGGTCGCCAAATTAAATTTGTACAATTGGCTCGTAAAGATGCTTTAGAAGTTTTTAATGCTTGGGATTCTAAACAAGATAAAACTAAATATTAAAACTTTTAAATTTAAGTTCGTTACTCAAACAATCATTAATGTAATACCTATATGACTGAATTTTTTCAAGAACATTTGAAAGCTATTTATTACATTATTGCTGTACTTATTTGTGTTACTGTTTTACAGGTTATAACTCAATTAGCACACAAATGGTTGGTAAAAAGAGAACAATTAAAACACCCTGATAAAGAACCTAACACCTTACATTTATTACGTAGGATTTTAAAAATATTATGGTATATACTTGGACTTAGTGCTATTAGTGTTGTTTTTATTGAAGAACAATATCGCGATCGTGCTAAGTCTGATTTTTGGTTAATTTTTTATTTAGGTATAGTTATCACCTTTACGGTTATAG
Encoded proteins:
- a CDS encoding nucleoside deaminase, with the protein product MTERDTFFMKRAIALAAEGMNANAGGPFGAVVVKDDEIIAEGYNRVTSTNDPTAHAEVVAIREACKKLNNFELTDCTIYTSCEPCPMCLGAIYWTRPKMVYFGCNREDAAAINFDDQFIYDEIDKDIDGRQIKFVQLARKDALEVFNAWDSKQDKTKY
- a CDS encoding TerC family protein, with the protein product MIIWACFLVLIFIFLALDLGVFNKEDHIIKTKEAGIWTAVWVTVALCFSGVIYWLFSANLIANPTGLTPDKAVIKYITGYLIELSLSIDNVFVIAVIFTSFKIPAIYQHRVLFWGILGAIVFRALMILFGVSLITRFEWVIYIFGVFLLFTAFKMLKGDDDNFDPKNSFVFRQIKKVYPITTEISGHDFFIKKKGIKAATPLFVALIVIELTDVLFALDSIPAILAITADPFIVFSSNILAILGLRSMYFLISRMLEKFRFINYSLVIILAFVGLKMLFSHYLEIAEWVSLTVIAVALSGGVIASLLIKEKEETE
- a CDS encoding DUF4251 domain-containing protein, which produces MKIFALFLCFLTISCTSSKKAYTPTAKTKALDALVSDRHFIVKITSAAPQVTSSMLSIANSGLLGPGNTISSISLTGNGNHITIKGDSIVMDLPYYGERQMGGGYTSESGIKFNGIPEELSFSKNKQNQRHTINFKVRGEGTEYFTVNTQLFPSYKTTITVTSSQRNSIGYSGQVSEILK
- a CDS encoding CHRD domain-containing protein, which gives rise to MKKISLLLFVLALTFVSCSKDESSDKSEINSVFFQLASKSDSGISGTATFTRNDDDTTTILLSISNSSDDVHPAYIQYNDIATTGPVAITLVPIDCDCEESISIVSHLDNGSAISFDELIDFNGYINIHQSATELETIIAQGNIGSNVK
- the hpf gene encoding ribosome hibernation-promoting factor, HPF/YfiA family; amino-acid sequence: MNINFEYHDVKASERLEVFAGKKLTKLFDKYDNIIRADVFFKTENTSTPDTGLICNIRLSIPGPQLFAESSFGNFEAAIVKSIDELERQLRKRKDKLSRIK